The following are encoded together in the Methanofollis sp. UBA420 genome:
- a CDS encoding ABC transporter substrate-binding protein produces the protein MTIYLGIDDTNADGTPGTGKIARAAAAALARDFPVLGVTRHQLYRHDDIPATTHNAALCVHLDGSGNVAGGQVFAYAKDFVSRSAAPGSNPGICVASDGQIISEVAAFAEDAKTCVLSLNEARTVARRAGMLVEGFGTMRGLIGAVAAVGLAASGNDGRYVQKGTLRDLSGRCTVSAVLAAGVDEVRSTAGTVIADGTVTFQEFPKPALEGGRAVLYVEPDSEGYRDVRSG, from the coding sequence ATGACGATCTATCTCGGCATTGACGACACCAATGCGGATGGCACCCCTGGCACCGGCAAGATCGCCCGTGCCGCTGCCGCCGCCCTTGCCAGGGATTTCCCTGTCCTTGGCGTAACCCGGCACCAGCTGTATCGCCACGACGACATTCCTGCGACGACCCACAATGCCGCACTCTGCGTGCACCTCGATGGGTCCGGGAATGTCGCGGGCGGGCAGGTCTTTGCCTATGCAAAGGACTTCGTATCCCGGAGTGCGGCCCCGGGGAGCAATCCTGGCATCTGTGTTGCGTCCGATGGCCAGATCATCTCCGAGGTTGCCGCCTTTGCAGAGGACGCAAAAACCTGCGTGCTCTCCCTGAACGAGGCGCGCACTGTCGCACGGCGCGCCGGCATGCTCGTCGAGGGATTCGGCACCATGCGCGGGCTCATCGGCGCCGTTGCCGCGGTGGGGCTTGCGGCATCGGGAAATGACGGCAGATATGTCCAGAAAGGGACGCTGCGCGATCTCTCGGGCAGGTGCACTGTCAGTGCTGTCCTTGCGGCAGGCGTCGATGAGGTAAGGAGCACTGCAGGAACTGTGATCGCCGACGGGACCGTCACCTTCCAGGAGTTCCCGAAGCCGGCTCTGGAAGGGGGGCGTGCCGTCCTGTACGTGGAACCTGACAGCGAGGGTTACAGGGACGTGCGGTCGGGCTGA
- a CDS encoding uridylate kinase: MVRKGLMKRIDEIPQIRIMPDLNVIKIGGHGTMDFGRDVVFPIVEEIGALKEAGEKVLVVTGGGVRVRHIMDIGINLGMPTGVLAELASKISEQNALMMSLLLSKYGGTQVKSGDLLELPTLASLGMLPVTHGTPPYGLFEQPAEIGSIPPNRTDTGAVLIAEVMGAKNCILAKNVDGLYTEDPRIDPAAELIPEITADELLGRDMEDMVLEKKAVELLLHTKHVKEIRVVNGHVRGNITKAVRGEKVGTLIRA; this comes from the coding sequence ATGGTACGGAAGGGCCTCATGAAGCGGATAGACGAGATCCCGCAGATCAGGATCATGCCCGACCTCAATGTGATCAAGATCGGCGGCCACGGCACGATGGACTTCGGCCGCGATGTCGTCTTCCCGATCGTGGAGGAGATCGGCGCCCTGAAGGAGGCCGGCGAGAAGGTCCTTGTCGTCACAGGCGGCGGCGTGCGCGTCCGCCATATCATGGACATCGGGATCAACCTGGGGATGCCGACTGGAGTCCTCGCAGAACTCGCCTCCAAGATCAGCGAGCAGAACGCCCTGATGATGTCCCTCCTCCTCTCGAAGTACGGTGGGACCCAGGTGAAATCGGGCGACCTCCTCGAACTCCCGACCCTCGCCTCCCTCGGGATGCTGCCTGTGACCCACGGCACTCCTCCGTACGGCCTCTTCGAGCAACCGGCAGAGATCGGGTCGATCCCGCCGAACCGGACAGATACAGGTGCCGTGCTCATCGCCGAGGTGATGGGTGCGAAGAACTGCATCCTTGCAAAGAACGTCGACGGCCTCTACACCGAGGATCCCCGCATCGATCCGGCGGCCGAGCTGATCCCTGAGATCACGGCAGACGAACTCCTTGGCAGGGACATGGAGGACATGGTCCTTGAGAAGAAGGCGGTCGAACTCCTCCTCCACACCAAACACGTGAAGGAGATCAGGGTGGTCAACGGCCATGTGCGCGGGAATATCACGAAGGCCGTCCGTGGCGAGAAGGTCGGAACCCTGATCCGGGCCTGA
- a CDS encoding uridylate kinase, producing MTKKRFELESGLRGETLVRKGLMKKIAEIPQIRIMPDLNVIKIGGHGTIDYGRDVVFPLVEEIGALKDAGEKILLVTGGGGRVRHIMDIGINLGMPTGVLAELAGKISEQNAIMMAVLLSKYNGVRIHTGDLLQLPILTALGLLPVTHGTPPYGLYEQPPEVGSIPPNRTDTGAVLIAEVMGAKNCILAKNVDGLYVGDPRIDPEAALIPEITADELLGRDMEDMVLEKKAVELLLHTRHVKEIRVVNGHVPGAITKAVRGERVGTIIRA from the coding sequence ATGACAAAAAAACGCTTTGAACTCGAGTCCGGTCTCCGGGGCGAGACCCTGGTGCGGAAGGGCCTGATGAAGAAGATCGCTGAGATCCCACAGATCAGGATCATGCCCGACCTCAACGTGATCAAGATCGGCGGCCACGGGACCATCGACTACGGCCGCGATGTCGTCTTCCCGCTCGTGGAGGAGATCGGCGCGCTGAAGGATGCCGGCGAGAAGATCCTCCTTGTCACCGGCGGGGGCGGGCGCGTCCGCCATATCATGGATATCGGGATCAACCTGGGGATGCCGACCGGTGTCCTTGCCGAACTTGCGGGCAAGATCAGCGAGCAGAACGCGATCATGATGGCCGTCCTCCTCTCGAAGTACAACGGCGTCAGGATCCACACCGGCGACCTCCTCCAACTCCCCATCCTCACCGCCCTCGGTCTCCTGCCTGTGACCCACGGCACCCCGCCGTACGGCCTCTATGAGCAGCCGCCTGAGGTCGGATCGATCCCGCCAAACCGGACAGATACCGGTGCGGTGCTCATCGCCGAGGTGATGGGTGCGAAGAACTGTATCCTTGCGAAGAATGTCGACGGCCTCTATGTCGGGGACCCCCGCATCGACCCCGAGGCCGCCCTGATCCCTGAGATCACGGCAGACGAACTCCTCGGCAGGGACATGGAGGACATGGTCCTTGAAAAGAAGGCGGTCGAACTTCTCCTCCACACGAGGCATGTGAAGGAGATCAGGGTGGTCAATGGTCATGTGCCGGGCGCCATCACAAAGGCCGTGAGAGGTGAGCGTGTCGGCACAATCATCCGGGCATGA